From Desulfonatronum thioautotrophicum, the proteins below share one genomic window:
- a CDS encoding sulfite exporter TauE/SafE family protein — translation MIDLLFWPVILFLTMIAGTIGGAVGFGSAVILLPVCSFVFGPEAAVPILTLAALIGNLSRAAFSWSEINWPIVTLYCLGAVPMAALGGMVFVALDQEALQRILGLFILAMLPLRRWSARHGIVPKQWHFLPLGAGMGFLSGVVGTVGPINAPFFLAYGLVKGAYLATEALGAAAVHLTKSGVYGRFAAIDVTVLTYGLVIGATLIFGSWAGKRLIVGLETQRFIGVVEVFLVVAALLMIIGF, via the coding sequence ATGATCGACCTTCTTTTTTGGCCTGTAATCCTGTTTCTGACCATGATCGCCGGAACCATAGGTGGCGCGGTCGGTTTTGGCTCGGCGGTAATCTTGCTGCCTGTTTGTTCCTTTGTCTTTGGTCCTGAAGCGGCAGTGCCGATTCTGACACTGGCCGCGCTGATCGGCAACCTGTCACGCGCGGCTTTTTCCTGGTCCGAGATCAATTGGCCCATTGTGACGCTCTATTGTCTGGGTGCCGTGCCCATGGCGGCGCTCGGGGGGATGGTGTTTGTGGCCCTTGATCAGGAGGCGTTGCAGCGGATCCTGGGTCTGTTCATTCTCGCGATGTTGCCCTTGCGACGCTGGTCTGCACGCCATGGGATCGTGCCGAAGCAATGGCATTTTCTGCCTCTCGGCGCGGGCATGGGCTTTCTGTCGGGCGTGGTGGGGACTGTGGGGCCGATCAACGCGCCCTTTTTCCTGGCTTATGGTCTGGTGAAAGGTGCATATCTGGCCACCGAGGCACTGGGGGCCGCAGCGGTCCACTTGACAAAATCAGGAGTCTACGGGCGCTTTGCAGCGATTGACGTTACCGTGCTGACGTACGGGTTGGTTATCGGCGCAACGCTCATTTTCGGGTCATGGGCGGGTAAGCGGCTGATCGTAGGGTTGGAAACGCAACGCTTTATCGGCGTCGTCGAGGTGTTTCTGGTGGTCGCGGCATTGCTGATGATCATCGGTTTCTGA
- a CDS encoding sulfite exporter TauE/SafE family protein: MLFPVSGIEVAPWIPFVAGFAVAFVCSMGGVSGANLLLPFQMSVLGFVTPAVSATNHLFNIVAIPSGVYRFIREGRMVWPLTWVVIAGTVPGVLLGVFLRVQYLPDPTHFKVFAGLVLLYIGFVMVRSIIKGPIPGSDKASSEKRFQELVTGFRKKQARTDEPLPRISVDQIGLKSIDYSFYGEKISAPTMGIFILSAIVGVVGGMYGIGGGAIIAPFFVAVFQLPVYTIAGACLMGTFITSVVAALLFQAIAPFYPHMAVAPDWTLGILMGVGGMIGMYAGARMQKFVPAKAIKWLLAFILVFTGGRYVLDFLF, encoded by the coding sequence ATGCTGTTTCCTGTATCCGGAATCGAAGTCGCCCCGTGGATTCCTTTTGTCGCCGGATTTGCCGTGGCCTTTGTCTGCTCCATGGGCGGCGTGTCCGGGGCCAACCTGCTTTTGCCTTTCCAGATGAGCGTCCTGGGTTTCGTCACTCCGGCGGTCAGCGCCACCAATCACCTTTTCAACATCGTGGCCATCCCCAGCGGAGTCTACCGTTTCATCCGCGAGGGAAGGATGGTCTGGCCCCTGACCTGGGTGGTCATCGCCGGGACCGTGCCCGGGGTCCTGCTGGGCGTATTTCTGCGGGTCCAGTACCTTCCCGACCCAACCCATTTCAAGGTCTTTGCCGGGCTGGTCCTGCTGTACATCGGGTTCGTGATGGTCCGGTCCATCATCAAGGGACCGATTCCCGGGTCGGACAAGGCGTCCTCGGAAAAACGCTTCCAGGAGTTGGTGACCGGCTTCCGTAAAAAACAAGCCCGGACAGACGAGCCTCTTCCACGGATCAGTGTGGACCAGATCGGACTGAAGTCCATCGACTATTCCTTTTACGGAGAAAAAATCAGCGCGCCGACCATGGGAATATTTATCCTCAGCGCCATTGTCGGCGTGGTCGGCGGGATGTACGGCATCGGCGGCGGAGCGATCATCGCTCCCTTTTTCGTGGCCGTTTTCCAGTTGCCGGTGTACACCATTGCCGGAGCCTGCCTGATGGGCACGTTCATCACGTCCGTCGTGGCGGCCCTTTTGTTCCAGGCCATCGCTCCCTTCTACCCGCATATGGCCGTGGCCCCGGACTGGACCCTGGGCATTCTGATGGGCGTGGGCGGGATGATCGGCATGTACGCCGGCGCACGGATGCAGAAGTTTGTTCCGGCCAAAGCCATCAAGTGGCTGCTGGCCTTCATCCTGGTGTTTACCGGCGGGAGATACGTGTTGGATTTTTTGTTTTGA
- the modB gene encoding molybdate ABC transporter permease subunit, whose amino-acid sequence MTDASFFFPLQLTLRVASLATLFALVFGVLAAWCIHRFRFPGRDGLDAILTLPMVLPPTVLGYYLIVLVGRNGVIGRWLESTFGITLMFTWQGAVIAATVVAFPLVFKSARAALEGVGQKYENAARTLGCGEWQVFLRIALPMAWRGILAGTMLAFARAMGEFGATLMIAGNLPGRTQTMPLAVYSAAQAGNESLANQLVLILSVVCVVILWTASRLAKPKW is encoded by the coding sequence ATGACAGACGCCTCGTTTTTTTTTCCCTTGCAACTCACATTGCGTGTCGCCTCCCTGGCCACGCTGTTTGCACTGGTGTTTGGAGTGCTGGCAGCCTGGTGCATTCACCGATTCAGGTTTCCAGGGCGCGATGGGCTGGACGCGATTTTGACCCTGCCCATGGTTTTGCCGCCAACGGTGCTGGGGTACTATCTGATCGTTCTGGTGGGGAGGAATGGGGTGATCGGCCGCTGGCTGGAGTCCACCTTTGGAATCACGTTGATGTTTACCTGGCAGGGAGCGGTGATTGCCGCGACGGTGGTGGCCTTTCCGCTGGTCTTCAAGTCGGCCCGAGCCGCCCTGGAAGGCGTGGGGCAAAAGTATGAAAACGCGGCCCGTACATTGGGTTGCGGGGAGTGGCAGGTGTTTCTGCGTATTGCCCTGCCCATGGCTTGGCGAGGCATTTTGGCCGGGACCATGCTGGCCTTTGCCCGGGCCATGGGTGAGTTCGGGGCCACGTTGATGATCGCGGGAAATCTGCCAGGACGGACACAGACCATGCCTTTGGCCGTTTACAGCGCTGCCCAGGCCGGCAATGAGAGCTTGGCCAATCAGTTGGTGTTGATCCTTTCCGTGGTCTGCGTGGTCATCCTCTGGACGGCCAGCCGTCTGGCGAAGCCCAAGTGGTGA